GTTTCTAAAAGGTTACCTTCCGGAGCAATCTGGTATCCGCGGGCGTAATAAGGAACCCTGTTTATGGATGTGATAATCCTGGGTGGATATTCCGTCTTGCCCTGGGTTGTTGTTCCGGAATGTTTTCCTGCGAAATCATTGCGGATAGTAAACCCGACCATCTTCTGTCCGATTTTATCCTTGCTCACCGGCGCGAATGTATGCACCGAGAGGATTAGCAATGTTAGCGTAATGCCCAGCCACCTGAGATTGGTCAGGCGCATCTTAGCCAGCAGGTAGTCCAGCCCGGATGCGGAGAAGAAAACCAAGAGAATTCCCAACGGCACGGTGTAACGCTTGCTTACCCGGCCGAATATTACCGCGAACCCCAGCAGGGCTATGATGTATACTCCGAAGGTGAACCAGATGATGAGTGATGATTTCGGGTCCGTCGCCGGTTCGGGGTTCTTGCGCACCACACTGACGATATAAACCAGCAGGAACAGCAACAGCAGGACGTGCACGCCCTTGACTGATTCCTTGGCCACGATATAGACCGCATTGAGATAGCGGTTTGGGCCGGGTTTCTCGGGCGCGGGCGTTTCGTCGGACAATTCAGCGCTGCCTAACAAGGCCTTGACCTTGGCCAGCGAGAATTTCTGGGTTATCTCTATCCGGCCCTGGGTTTTATACATATGATATAAATAAGGCGTGGCGGCCAGCAGCCAGGGCAGTGTCAGGATTAATACGGCCAGCGCCCGCTTGCCGGAAGTTTTTAGGTAATTGCGCCTGATATCTATCAGAACCGTCAGGGCCATGGCTGTAAAAAGCAGTATCAATCCGTCCGGCCGGACCAGGTACGCCATCATGGCGCCGACTCCGGTCAGGAAGAAATAACGGTATTTCCATTTGGCGCCGAAGCGCCATGGAGCACTGCGTTCACAATCCACTGACAATGACAACAACATCATCCAGGCCGTAAAGAACAGGAAGCTCATGAATAATCCGGTGGTCAGCACCTCGGCCGAATACCTAGCCGCCAACGGATGGAATATGTAAAACAGGCATCCGATGAATATCAGCGGCGATGCCTTGCCGTCAATTCCGGGGAATATTCTCTTGCCCATGAACCAGAGCGGTATTATTGCCAGCGCGCCGAAGAGGATGGAGATAAATAGTCCGGCCCATTCCCAGGAGCCGCGCAGGTGATAAGCAACGGACATCAGGAACGGATAGAGCGGGTGATAGGGGTGGCTCAGCGCGGCCTTATAATTACCGGCGTAATAATCCTTGGCCACACTGATGTAAACCGGCCCGTCGCTGGAGATGACGTAGGTGTTCCAGACAATCACCAGCCTGACCGCGATGGCCAGGATTATTAATGTAAGGATGATAGCCCATTGATGGTTTTTGATGTAGTCTAATAATGATTTCATTCTGGATAATGAGGTAGGCTGGATTTTCCCTGCATACTACCTTCTATCTACTACATACTGGTATTATTGATTCTCCAGCAGTTGTTCCTTAGGCACCGGCCTGATTGGCCTGGCCGGAGCGCCCATCACCACCGTCCGGGCCGGCACGTCTTTGGTCACGACAGACCCAGCCGCCACCAGGCAGTCCGGTCCGAGCGTTCGTCCGGGCAGGATGGTGGCATTGGCGCCGATACGGGCGCCGCGCTTCAGGGTCGGTCCCTTGAAATGCTTGAACCGTTCTTTGGTCCGGGCTAGGAAGTTATCGTTGGTGAAGGTTACTTCCGGCGCGATGAAGCAGTCGTCACTGACCGTGGAATAAGCGCAGATATAAACCTCGGTCTCGACCTTGCAGCGCTTGCCGATGGAGCATTTGTTTTCTATGGCCACGCCCCGGCCGATGATGGTCTCGTTGCCGATGGCCACGTTTTCCCGGATGGATGCGAAATCGGCGATGAGAATATCGTTGCCGATTTTACAGCCGCAATAGATGATGACCGAAGCGCCGATCAGGACATTGTTGCCGATGCGGGCCGGCGGCAGGGACTGGACTTTGGTGGTAGCCGAGCGCTTGGCCTTCATCGGTTGTTTGCCGATGACGGTATGCTCGTCTATCCGGACATTATCTCCGATGACGGTGCCGCTTTTGATGACCACGTGATGTCCGATGTCGCAATTCCGGCCGATGCGCACATCACCCTCGATGACCGCATACTGGCCTATAGATGAGTTCTTGCCGACCTTGGCCGTTCGGTGAATGAATATATCCATGCGCGTGAACTTACATTATAAAAAGACAGTGTCAATAGAATATTAATCATAGTAACACCTGATTATTCTTGTCTTATCAACAAAAACTATTATTATCAGTTCAGTCAGATGAATCCGCTTACTGAATATTATGGCTAAAAAAGACCTGTTAGAAATATACCAACGGTTATACAAGCGCTTCGGCCCGCAGCACTGGTGGCCGGGCGATACGCCGTTCGAGGTGATTATCGGCGCCATCCTGACCCAGAAC
This region of Candidatus Brocadiia bacterium genomic DNA includes:
- a CDS encoding glycosyltransferase family 39 protein, which gives rise to MKSLLDYIKNHQWAIILTLIILAIAVRLVIVWNTYVISSDGPVYISVAKDYYAGNYKAALSHPYHPLYPFLMSVAYHLRGSWEWAGLFISILFGALAIIPLWFMGKRIFPGIDGKASPLIFIGCLFYIFHPLAARYSAEVLTTGLFMSFLFFTAWMMLLSLSVDCERSAPWRFGAKWKYRYFFLTGVGAMMAYLVRPDGLILLFTAMALTVLIDIRRNYLKTSGKRALAVLILTLPWLLAATPYLYHMYKTQGRIEITQKFSLAKVKALLGSAELSDETPAPEKPGPNRYLNAVYIVAKESVKGVHVLLLLFLLVYIVSVVRKNPEPATDPKSSLIIWFTFGVYIIALLGFAVIFGRVSKRYTVPLGILLVFFSASGLDYLLAKMRLTNLRWLGITLTLLILSVHTFAPVSKDKIGQKMVGFTIRNDFAGKHSGTTTQGKTEYPPRIITSINRVPYYARGYQIAPEGNLLETLKTADYLVTDKNIELAWPEVKSWSESVEYPDFKVSLVRKRSEFPFESYKVYCIIDKITGRHRNR
- a CDS encoding DapH/DapD/GlmU-related protein codes for the protein MDIFIHRTAKVGKNSSIGQYAVIEGDVRIGRNCDIGHHVVIKSGTVIGDNVRIDEHTVIGKQPMKAKRSATTKVQSLPPARIGNNVLIGASVIIYCGCKIGNDILIADFASIRENVAIGNETIIGRGVAIENKCSIGKRCKVETEVYICAYSTVSDDCFIAPEVTFTNDNFLARTKERFKHFKGPTLKRGARIGANATILPGRTLGPDCLVAAGSVVTKDVPARTVVMGAPARPIRPVPKEQLLENQ